The following coding sequences are from one Humulus lupulus chromosome X, drHumLupu1.1, whole genome shotgun sequence window:
- the LOC133806252 gene encoding 5'-3' exoribonuclease 4-like — protein sequence MDVLFVHVTYPLAKKIVSFYRSNIDHPNLISTQVKQDIDPESSGGMNGYIFVSNRPVQPAQIDSPISGMDMIADNKVLSVFYNCPAFHVHIPRPPSGVHYPNKYILKKHVKPTPFFWHEKSAVVGWLHSLR from the exons ATGGATGTGCTATTTGTTCATGTGACTTATCCTTTAGCAAAAAAGATAGTTTCTTTCTATAGAAGTAATATTGATCATCCGAACTTGATCAGTACTCAAGTCAAACAAGACATTGATCCAGAATCCAG TGGTGGGATGAATGGTTACATTTTTGTTTCTAATAGACCAGTGCAGCCTGCGCAAATAGATTCACCAATTAGTGGCATGGATATGATTGCTGATAATAAAGTCTT GTCAGTGTTCTACAATTGTCCAGCCTTCCATGTACACATTCCTAGACCACCAAGTGGAGTTCATTATCCAAATAAG TATATCCTCAAGAAGCATGTTAAACCAACACCATTTTTTTGGCATGAGAAGTCTGCTGTTGTTGGATGGTTGCATTCTTTAAGGTGA